The following is a genomic window from Mya arenaria isolate MELC-2E11 chromosome 4, ASM2691426v1.
ATTCGCCATGGGGAATCAAATCGTACAATTCAtttgggaccaataacaaatactACTTCCAGAATTCATGtacaatcttgttttgtttgagAGGAaaaagggattttttttatagaaaaaacaaTGTTGTGAACAGAATGGGAGTTAATGAAAGCTTTCATTGGGGAATTTCTAGCTTGCTTTCACATACAACTCCTATGTTTTTTAGTCATTTTTCAACAAAGTTATTTTCACATTACCTTGTTTTCAGACCAAGTTCCTTTCTGCTTATGAGGAGGCGCAGGAACGTTGTTACATGATCTGTATTCCAAAGTCAAGCTGTCTGGAGGGGGCAGCTATTTCGAGAAAACTAATTGGTAAAGGCTGCTATTAATCAGGCCATCATACCATAATCTTAATTTgcctttaaattttattattcaacaataaatgtctTAACTACAAAAATACACGATtatgtatgaacatttttttataaacaagtaaaaacatgtcaatttaatgtattttattgagGATTAATCTGTTTTACACTTTTAGTGTACAGCAGACATACAGCAGACAATAATTCGCtataaaacacttttgaaaGCTTAAAGTTTATagtttgttgtaaaaaaatgtatttataagcaAAGAAATTGACTCGCATGAccagtaaacaataaaaaatattaagaacaGTTAAATACATCAGATGATTCAAGTTTACGGTTAATGGTGGTAGCGCGATCAAGGTTTAAGCTTAAGGCATTGGTAAAGGTATAAGGCTTGTTGTATGCTTTATAAGATTCCTTTTATACATATTAAGGCAATATGGCAATATCAAAGCTTTTATCTTTAACACTTAGtaaatttgcttgtttttcagAAACACATATCTTGCGACCATCACCATTTTTTAAGGGGTAAGGTCTTTTCTATTTGCCGTTGTAAAATTTCAGTAGATAAAATTAACCCATGCATAGACACAGTTTGAACGCAGATATTGGTGAAGGCTTAACTTGGCGAAGACTTAACTTTGTATAAATATGAGTGAATGTGAACGACCAAAAGACCACAATTTTGGTATGGTTTTCTGGTAAATTAGTTGAAGAGAGTTTTTGTGCTTTTGAGGCAAATGCTGCGTTCAGTTTACTTAACACTTTCCATAATAGGTTGTACTGTATAAATAAACCACATTTGTGAAAGGTCATTTAATTTCACAATTTCCTTTACTAATATAAGTCAGACACTTATTTGTTTAAGAGGTGGTGTTTAATTAAGCGATTGACTAAtattctcccccccccccccccacctgtCCTTCCTCCACTCAATTGATACAACTCCCCTTCCCTTCTCTGCACCCATCCCACAGTCAGCCCCACAACCCACTCCCCCCACTCCTTTCAACTgatacaacatttatttaaagacttagtacatcatgtatatatatattatatacatgtaatttgatGTTTTGCAGGCAGTTCACGACCTTGAAGTCGGACAGCCAACTGTTGGTTGTTGATGATAATGCTCGCTTCATCTCCACAGTGGAAGGTATATACTGTCTAGATTTGTAATGGAAACTTGTTTGGGTGTTTAGATTTTAACTCTGAATGTGTCCTAAATTTTATATCACTCGTAGTGGTGGAAGCCGGAAGGATGCAAATTTACTTTGTATTTATTCCTTTTTGACCATAGTTACCTAGAAAATATATAGaaaccatattttaaatttcatactttaaaaactttAAGTATGCGATAAATGGAAACAAACATAGATTATAAGTGTCATTTTACTTTTTCaagtgtatgaaataaaaaggttaccaaatttatatcaaaatatctaCACTGGTTCTGGCATCACACctgtgcatatttttatataaattcaataCCCTTGACATATTATTCAACTTTTGGTATGTATGTGCACAGGTTTTCCAGTGAAGACTAACATCAAGATTGTTGGGGAGGAGCTCGGTTACAATAAGGAGTACAAGCCCTACAAGATGCTCATTGTCGCCCGACCCTTTGATAATAACTTACTGGTAATACAATGTAATTGATTGGTAAGGGTTTTAATATAATggttaaatgtaaactgtgtatgttttatattgtaaggactgaaaactgttttatgtgaAACCAACCTTAAGAAAGCTAGTTCAGGGATAGCTCCATAAGGCCAATATGAAtcaattgctagattttcatgcATTTCTTAAATTGGGGTGGGggatgtcattttattttttatttttcttagatgacagtttcactatgtgaaatgtgttcatgctctttcttattgcattagagacaatatacatgtgtttctagacgaaccaTGAACATGTTCCTAATAATTTTCCTTCTTTTACTCATCAATGTTATACATCAACATAGATATGAATAAAGGCCTGTTCCCCGACATAACGGAACTAATATGCAAATAAGGGAATTCTTTTAGGCTTActatttaatatgttaaataaatgaccaaaaCTACATTACACAAAACACtattacaatttaattaaattgaaatctGGGGTGAAATGACCTACTTTACAATTTTTCAACTCcaacaaagtttttttgttatttattcacttatcggaacatattttattctgtATAATAAATCCCTTTCAAATGAGACTTACATAATGTTGGATCCtcacatatttgtttatgaaataccTGAACATATGTAAGGCAGCATGGAAAAAACTTGGCTtaatcacatttatatatttaaatgagatTTCATCAAAAAGTGATCTCCTCAATGTTAACAATTAAATAGCTTTTAGCTGGCTTTCATATGTTAACATTGATGAAATTATTCGACCTTTACTACAAGCATGTAATACTGGTAGATATTGTTACTGGGGTATTACATTTGACCATGGTTTCAGCAATTCAGACCCAGTGAAAATGGTGCAAGTCGGATAGAAGAAATGCCAATTAAGTTTACTTTGGATGGGTATGTGTTTGAATTTGACCACTTTTGGGATGTCCATATTATCCCcatatttgaagttttatttagaaatacgtacttcaacatattttgttcataatattttaatggcATTGCATATAACATTGGTTGCCATTAGATTACTGTACAAAAGTTGTTGTGTAGGTCAAGGAATTTTAACTTAAGAAAAAAtgatgttgaaattgttttttaaagtagTTCAATGCAATTTACACCAATTGAAGAAAATTGGCATATTCCACTAAGCACTACTTCTATATTTCTGGTGTCCATGACAACACACCTATGTGTATTCCACTCAGGTCAAAATTTACtcaacaattgtgaaaaaaatggtattttcaGCAGGATTAGTtagttttttgttcaaattccTCAAACTCCCCaaaaaaacttgtttgtgtatgtatgtgtacatgtattgttgttcattttgtgttttatagaTTGAattataaaactgaaataaaactatGCATGCTAttatttgtttggttttgtaACTTCTATGTGATACACATTTACGATTTGTTGATAAACAATAACTAAATGCTTCAAACTTTTTGTTAAAGGTGCCGAGACTTTCTCCACAAACACACAGACTCCAAGGTAAGAGCTAGTTGGTTTGGTTTCGCTATGTGTTGTTAAAATTCAGCTTGTATCTGACACACAAATCTTTATTTTGACTTTCTagatatttctttgaaaaaattatataaaggataattgtttgtttcagtgtaagatcataatatatatcacaaaagatatatttcacaagtggcaTAGCTAGGtattcacgaggtgaaatattttgctatcttaaactgaaacaaaaaaaaaatctttttactACACGCCTAAAGTTGGAGTCAAAAGTAATCTAATTACACTCTTTTAGAAAAATGTGCCAATTTATTTGTGCTCCTAaagtcatttcggaaatgacatcattgaaactgtgtcccagccctgtgcgtctgacgtttgatttggaactgaGACGGGgctatcaatttgatatttttactgtttgaagcagtaaaatattaattatatttcactaataaatctcTATTTAACACCGGAAagcaaataatgaatataattatatatattttaaaattttatcttTGTAACTCCATAAAATCGACAATTTATCCGAaagatgtatatttttaaagaatctttttatatagaaaattgAGCTTCTACAGAATGTTTAAAATTGGCATCTATGCTTTTCAAGCTTCTACATGACTTGGATCAGGAGCTTGCCAAGTTCAACAAGAGTTACGTTCTCCTGAAAGATTACCTACATGAAGCATCGGACAGACTTAAGCATCTAGCCACTGCATTTGCAGAGGtaaatttttgttgttgataagatatttcaaatttcatttcttaGCTTGTCAGTTTGTTAAGGTATTATGATAGTCTTGGTTTTTCTTGTTGTTGGCTAGTATACTAAAACTTCAACCTTGTCCATAACCTGAAAATGTTAATactattcacatgaaactttgtacacatattGTGTGAGACAAgacacatgtttaacaaggcccattactctggctttaaagctgcactctcatggATTGACCAAATTGtcaactttttcatttattgtcagagaatcagctgattttggcatcaatgctttcaattcagtcatcTATGATAACCAACAATATAACAGATCacaattgtttgtaaaactgccaaaaattacatttttctgaaagcattagtaacgcctttagccataaaatatcaattttcgaatgcaaatatttagaactgcgatctgatcttttatcagcagtcatAAATCAATGGTTtacagacatttacgcaaaattagGCTCCTTCcaagaatttttattttaaaagttgtcaaaacaatccaTCTGtgatttaacaaatattgagtTATGTCCTTTATTTCCTCTTGCACACTGTTGTTAGCACTTTGTGTTGAAAGTAAgctttttatttgataaagagaataatagtttgtttcaatgtaagatgGCCATATATTTCACTAAGTGAGCACCaaaaattttattttagaaatggcTTTgccaatataaaaataattatttttgatgtttatcattatggggtgaaatatattgccaCTGTcgtttataaaatcataaaaaaaacaattacattttgcCAATTCAAGTGAATCATCTGAAgtaaatgtattatgttttatttcgtgAGTGTAGGATGTAAGTTAATTTCAAGGTAATTGTAAGTAAGTtaatttacaacgattgtgaaacaagttattacaacattatattaatcactctcgttggcatgacTTTACataagagtgtggtcttgtgatgtgggggaaaccaagtacccggaggaaacccacttgacCGGCTTcatgaccacaaaccaaactcatatgcgcccaggccgggaatcgaacctagGTTGCCTAGGTGAGGagtgagtgcgctaaccactgcactaaccggCCAACCTAtggttgtatacatgtattcttaATTACAGAAACTAGTGAGGTGTATCAAGGACAAGAAGACATGTAGCAATCAATTAAAGGAGACAGTTGAAGCCTGTGTGGAGACGTAAGTTCTGGTGTTTGTGTGATTAAAGATATAtaagataattatttgtttcaatgtaagatctaagtatatttcatcgagtgagcaccaaaaggtACATTTATTGAGTAGGGTAGCCAACAGTgaaatttttcattttgctgTTCACAATTAGAAATACATTGCATTCTTAAACTGAAaccaacaatttttcttttcattatatGTCTTAAGAGGATATGAAAAGACATTCAATTGTAGTTTTTTAGAAAAGTGCACCAAATTGTATGCGATCCTAACATCATTTGGAATTGACCtagttgaaattgtgtcccagccctgtacCTGCTGGCGTTTGTTTTGGATTTGAGAGTGGGCACAAATTTccaaacagtgaaaaatatcaaaatattatttcactgattGAAACAGTGAactataattttaatttcactaataaatctttataaatcaccggaatatgtatataaataataaaatcatttcattgGAAATTAAACCTGGTAAATTACACAGCTTTAAATAAACCAGCGATTATTTACCACCGTACTGTACACTTgataatattcaaattcaaagttCTGgcgtattaatttatttattaatgattacattttttttttactatgaaCTATTTTCTTAGTTATCAAAACTTTTATAGCTGATTATTGCCTGTTGTACATCAGCTTGTAAAACAGAATGAATTTCATTAAAGGGgatagacaccagatgataaaattgcaagaaaaaaaggaaattgtcaaCCTTACATAAACTTTACATTATTTACATCGTTGTGTACTATTCAtcgaatcttacttactgatgtattacATTGCTTATGACTTGAAGCTATGCATCTCTCGCAATTTTTGAGCATTTATACtaggtttgtctaccacgtaattATCGGTATGGTAACGTAAGAATCTTATAGTAGTTGTCAATGTAAACATaacttacatataaatatacttacaataatatatataaatatgttaatattaattcaaatatatttataaaaatgttgaatatatattcatatgtaAGTTATGTTTACATTGACAACTACTATGAGatgatgacatgaattaaaatgttaGTGATCAAGAACGGGCAAAGTGAGAGTAGAgtaattcaggtcatctaactgacttagaatacgacctcattggctgacacattgtcaatgcaaaaCCTGACGCAGGAATTGTGTATCAGATGAATGGCAGTGGGCGGACATTTAAACACccacaaaagttgaaattcttaatgattaaagctagtacttaatgattgcatAACTGCAAATTATTGGCTGTAAAtttaggttgtattctaagtttAAATGATATACATTTGTGCCTATCTAAGACTATTATGCCCAACTTGTGCAGGTATGTGATCGGTAGAGTTCACGGGAAGCTGTATGGGGTGATATGTGAGAGGTGCGGCCAGGAGGACAGCGCTCTCGTCACTAAGTGTTCCAGGCTGCGGGGCCTCACACCAGCCCATCTCAGTGTGCCCAAACACTTCTCTCTACCTATGGAGTCAGCTGTATGAGTTTCtccatgttttaataatgttaagcAGAATTAAGTTCCATTTAAGGTATCAGTAAATGCAGTTTTAGAATATAGTGGTATTGCCAACAATACAAGAATGGATTTTTAGCTCATCTGTTTCGAGGATAAAAAGGAAAGTTATTGTCTGTCATAGCCTTGTTGTAATTGTCGTTGGCATGCAAAACTCGGACATAACTAACAAACTGTTCAATAAGTTAAAATAGATCTTGctaatctttttttcaaatgactgtgataaaaaaatgacttaattcCTTACAGGGGATAAGGGTAAGTTCTAACGTTTTCTATTGTTACAGGTACAGGAGATGAAAACTCTGGACAAGTTG
Proteins encoded in this region:
- the LOC128232858 gene encoding ankyrin repeat domain-containing protein 27-like — translated: MMTDIDELDINPFYRALQTKFLSAYEEAQERCYMICIPKSSCLEGAAISRKLIETHILRPSPFFKGQFTTLKSDSQLLVVDDNARFISTVEGFPVKTNIKIVGEELGYNKEYKPYKMLIVARPFDNNLLQFRPSENGASRIEEMPIKFTLDGCRDFLHKHTDSKLLHDLDQELAKFNKSYVLLKDYLHEASDRLKHLATAFAEKLVRCIKDKKTCSNQLKETVEACVETYVIGRVHGKLYGVICERCGQEDSALVTKCSRLRGLTPAHLSVPKHFSLPMESAVQEMKTLDKLETPIEKLYCLKSSIDKITEEVNTSVHKSQSSTLTVDEIPCLTSDDLIPILVTVLVGAGCRHVFSDLHYMENFYWLAASRDGDSLNYCFVTFKAAVLYLMDTDFSDLDLLASGTGPENSIPKQTSRKTDRPSPSTREPDMQGSVRYRNSEPLKSRLDRQMDDISRMLEQSLASGIQSSDQQQHDIKPISVFGVTSSRSSPSSCDVANQAETKPKDMGDFLASLQDDMFLTSGKQT